CCCGCAAGGCCATACGGCTAGCATTGATCGCTTTGATAGCTGCCATTGCATTACGCTCGATACAAGGAATCTGCACGAGGCCACCAATCGGATCACAGGTAAGGCCCAGATTATGCTCCATCCCAATTTCAGCAGCTTGTTCAATCTGCTTAGGCGTCCCCCCCATGACGGCGGCTAGTCCCGCAGCGGCCATAGAGCAAGCAACCCCTACTTCTCCTTGGCAGCCGACTTCGGCACCTGAAATTGACGCATTTTCGGCAAAGAGAATCCCTATTGCTGCCGCTGTAAGCAAAAATATTCGAACGCCCTCTTTGTTGGAGTTGGGAACAAAGTCCTCATAGTAACGTATCACGGCGGGGATTACGCCAGCTGCACCATTGGTTGGAGCTGTAACGACTCGCGAACCACTGGCGTTTTCTTCGTTCACAGCCAAGGCGTAGAGATTGACCCAATCGAGTACCGACAGAGGGTCTCGAAGAGATGATTGCGGCCTCGCCATCATCTCTCCAAACAGCCGATGGGCCCGCCTTGCGACCTTCAAGCCACCAGGTAGAACGCCATCCGTGCGGCAACCTCGATCGATGCAAGCGTTCATCACAGACCAAATGTGATCCAAGCCCTGATGAATCTCCTCCTCAGAGCGCCAAACCAATTCATTTTCCTGCATCAATTGCCAAATTGGTAAACCCTTTTCCTCACACAGGGCCAAAAGTTCTCGCCCGGACTTAAAAGGATGAGGCTGAGGGCTTTGATCTTTCTTAAGGGCATCTTTCTCTGCCGTCTCTTCGTTTACCACGAAGCCGCCACCAATGGAGTAGTACACACGGTTGTGCAAGACTTCAAAGTTCTTGTCATAGGCAATGAAGCGCATTCCATTGGGATGGAGAGGCAACGATTTACGTTTAAAGAAGACAATGTGTTTACGCGGATCGAAGTGAATTTGATGCTCGCCACCTAGAAGGATCGTCTTTGTCTTAGTGATCTGCTTAAGTTTCGGGTCAATGGTATCGGGATCAACTTGATCGGGAGCTTCACCCAAGAGCCCGAGCATCACGGCCTTGTCTGTGCCATGACCAACTCCAGTCAATGCCAATGAGCCGTAAAGTTCAACGCTCACCGCCTGCACCTGCTTGAAAACCTGCCGATCCTTAAGACCCATCAAGAAGCGATTGCCAGCCCGCATGGGTCCGACTGTATGTGAACTTGACGGCCCAATTCCAATTTTAAATAGGTCGAATATACTAATAGCCAACGATATATCCTTCGAGTGTGATGGGGCGTTTTCCGTAGGAGTGACCTTCTAAATCTCGCCCCTAAAAACTTAAGGCTATGATTCGCTGCTTCTTGGAAACTGTTTATATACCAAGACGGCCTACTCTTACGGTCTCAGGATTATCATGACTTGAGATGGGGCAGCAATGGCTTTTGGTTAATCTCGAGGCGCGTTTTTGCATTGGCTAATTGTGATCAACGATGCAGTTTATATTTCTGCCACATTGGAAGTGTGAATGATCTTTATTGGGCTCTAATGTGGGATATAAAATAGATTTGGTAGCGGGGGCAGGATTTGAACCTGCGGCCTTCGGGTTATGAGCCCGACGAGATACCAGACTTCTCCACCCCGCGGTAAGAAGTTCTCTGTGCGAGAGAGCTAGTTTATAAGGGGAGCAGATTTTTTTGTCAACCCGCTTTACAAACTTTTTCTCAATTCACTTTTTGGCATACTTCTCTGCAAGTTGGTTCAGCTTACCAGCTAGGGCATCCAATTGATCACCACCACGCAAGGATAGCTTGTCTGGCTGTTCTCCCTCATTAAGCTGGTCGATAAATTGAAAGATCGGCACGAAGTTGTTCTCGCGTCGCTCCAGGGGAAAGCGCTTGGCAAGCTCGTTAAGCTTTTCTGCAAGTTCTTTAAGCTGATCCGACTCTCTTAAGTTTAAAGGAGTCACACTTCGCCCTTCGAGAAAATCGTCAAGATAGCGGTGAATGGAAACCAACGGCCCATATATCCGGTGCGTATAGCGAACCGAAAGCAGGATCGAGACGACCACAAACAGAACCGTGAGGGTCAAGGCGATAAACATTGGCGGTAGAAACTTATCCAGGACTTGGGAACTTTGGTCGGTCGTAAGCTTGAAGTAGGTGGCAACTGTAGAGTACACGTCCCAGAAGTAAAATCCGAAGACTCCCAATATGACCATCGAGAAACTGAGATTAAGAAGCAAAAACATCAATCCCAGCTTCACCTGACGATGAGGCTCAACAAACCACGAGGAAAACCCTCGCCTACGACCAGACGGCTTCATGGCAATATTCGTCCTTTAAGAGAAGTACTGCCGGTATCTTATCATGAAGCGTTTTGGCCTTCCAGGTCTTTAGATTCCATGCTGGCTATGAGCTATGATGCTTGCGAATGAAATCGCTGCTGTGCGGGCACGAAGTACATAGGGTGCAATACTCACCTCTATGCATTGATGACTTTTCAAAAGCTCTCGCTCGGCCTGATTCAAGCCTCGCTCGCTCCCAAGCACCGCAAGACAGCGATTCCAATTGTCATCCAATCCCTCCACTAAAGGCGGAGCAGAGGCCTCAAGCACCATGCACTTGTCGAATGCTGGAAACCCCTTGACGAGTTGGTCGATAGAATCGTGATAGATAACCTGAGGCAGATAACTTCGTTTGCACTGCTTGATAGCAGTTTTTGCAATTTTCTCCCAGCGCCCCAGAGTCTTCTCTGTCACGCGAGCTTTGTCACCTCCGGATTGCCTAAAAAGATGAATCCCGTCTACACCAAGTTCAATGAGCGATGGCAGGACATCATCAAAATCACCTGGCTTAATAGCCCCCATTGCAATGCTATATTTCTTCTTGGCTCGCTCCTCGTAAAACTCTTCACGAGGCTCGAATCCAACCCGAGTTTTTGATTCAATGGTCGCGACACCGATAGCCCAAAGGCCTTCCCCGTTACAAACTTCAATGGTTTCCTGATCCTGCAATCGCAAAACCTTGAGAAAGTGGTGACACTCATCTGGATCTAAGTGCCACCGACCATCAACTTTATTCCCAATGAACCTAAACAGGTGCGCCATGATCTTTCCTATAAAGCAACGAAACCCAACCGTTTAGCTCTTGCTTACGAACCACGCTCAGTCGATTGCCGACTAGAGGGTCGATCTCGTGCTCTTCTTCTGCGAGTATGCCTGATAATAGAAGGTGCCCACCAGGCTGAACACGAGCAATGAGATCATCTAAAATCCTGCGAATAACCGTGAACAATATATTGGCGATCACAAGGTCATAGGCACCCTCTGATGGCACACTTTCCTGTCTCACCTCAAACGAAACCGCATTCTCACGGGCATTATCACGAGTCGCAATCACAGCATCAGGATCGATATCAGTTGCCAAGACTTGCTTGCAGCCCAATTTCAACAGGGCGATAGCTAGAATGCCAGTGCCTGTCCCCACATCAAGAGCTTGGCTCATGGGATTCTGTGTCCCGTGACGTTCGATCTCTTGTAGGCAAAGCTGGGTCGTTGCATGTTGTCCGGTACCAAAAGCCATTCCTGGCTCGATCATCAACGGCATACGATCTTCGTTTGCCGGAACCGACTCCCAAGGTGGGTAGACAAAAAATCGCTCCGTTGTGAACGGCTTGAAGGAATCTTTCCACCCCTCCATCCACTCCTGGGTGTCCAGCTCTACCAGGTTGATGCTAAGCTCTTCACCAAACTTTTTGCTTAAAAGTACTTCGATTTGTTGAAGGTGGCTTTTATCGTATTTATATATGGAAAGCGGGGCAATCGCTCCACCCAGTTCTTCGTAATAGTCTCGGTCGTCATGATCGTAGTCAAAGTCAAGATCTAGGCCATCAACAACGCCCTCAACAAAGGTGGCCTCTCCGATGCTTATCAAAAACTGTTTAACATCTTCTTTGACGTGAAGCGCTTTCTTGTCTCCCTGATCTTGGAAGGATATTCTAAGTTCGTAGGTTGAATTAGGGTGCACTATTTACCTCCTTTTTAAGGGCTGCTTATAGCGCGGTGACTCCTGAAGGACAATGGGATATGTCATTGATGTATGTAAAAAACAGGGAGAGCTAAAGGACTTAAAGGATTTTCAGTACTTACTTCATATTTTTCGCCCGACCCGAGGGCTAGTAGGCTCCGATTCACCACTTCCAGACTTTTGAAGTCGTTATGTGACTCAAAGTAGACTTGCAGGAACTCAAGCCCATACCGAAAGTCTGGATATTCCCGCATCAATCGTTGAGCTAGCTCTTTAGCGGCTTTTTGGTCGTTGAGAATGATAGCCGCCTTTAGGCGCGAGAACATATACCAACGGCGACCTTCCTTTTGGGGACCTACACCAGGCCAACTCTTAAACAGAAGGTTGATTCGCTGAGCATCTTTGCTGGGCACTAGCCCCATGACCGCTCCGTAGTAGCCTTGCCAGTCGTTGCTTAAGTTGATCATCTTCTGAAACTCATTCACGGCGAAAATCTTGTGATTTTCCTGTTCCGTATAATTCAAATACGCCAAGCCTTTAAGGTAATAGTATTCGGGGTTCTTTAGTGACTTATAACGAACCACATTAAGTTCTGACAAGGCTTGGCCGTATCGATCAAGAGCCAGGTATGCCCGCGCACGCCAAGTATGTAGCCAGTTCCTCCCCATTGTATCCAGCTGATGCTGTTGAACCATGTGAACAATCAGAAAGCTAAAATAGCTGTCCACAGCAGGAGCGAGCCCAACCCGAATTCCTTCATAAGCGAGAATAGCAACCAGCTCGGGGTCCCCCGTATACCGTTGGTACATCCCCCTTCGGCCAAAAAATAGTGCCAAAGCCCGCTTGCTCAACTTAGGCCTCTGCACCGCATAAAGCACATCGATATTTGCGTAATCCTTGCGATCTTCCTTTGGTACCCAGCGACGGTAGTTTTGAAAGACCTCTTTCGCGAAAGCCTGATCTTTGCTGAAATATGCGATTTTTACTCCCTCTAGAAGTGCCATTCGTCGAAGATAGAAACTATCGGTGAGCAAGGCAGAAAACACTTGCTTGATCCTCAATTTAGCAAGGTCAAACCGTTCCATCTTACGAGCGCTGATTGCGCCAGCAATAAGTGTTCTGATATGCGCTTTCTTGCCAAATCGTTGCCCCATCGCCTGGAGCTTCAGGTAACCTTTTTCAGCATCCCGATACCGCACGGTTCGAGCATACACCAGCAACTTACCAATACACGCAGGCGTCCATTTCCACCCGCGACAATTAAGGAATGCTTGATCAGTTGCTTGCCCTAGCTTCCAACGAGCAAGCAGGGTTTCTAAGTAGAGGTGATAACCTTCAATATCCTCGGCTGACCACTTGCTCTTTTCTCGCAGCACAGGTGCTTCATACTCTTGCAAAAGCTCTTGAGACGAAGCAGTCACATTTTGAAATAGATAGCAGGTGGCTAGCCGCTGAGCCCCTTCGGCCGAGAGCCAGCCGCGAACCTTCATACTAAGAGCTTTTTCGATCAGAGCTTCACAATTGAGACCATCAAGGGATAAATCTTGTGGCGCAATCACTGGATTCTTGGGAGTTTCGACTCCTTTCACCGGCAGGTAAGGCTTCACAGCAGGCACCTGTTCTGCAATCAAGGCCATCGAGCGGGCCGCCAGGGTTCGGACCCCATGAGGATCGGCAAAATACCATATAAGCCCCGAGCTAATGAAAGCCAAGACAAGCCAGAGGGAGATGGATTTACCTGAGGCCCGACTTTTGGTCGGATCGCGATACTTGACCTGATCAGAATGGAAAGAAACTTCGGCCGCCAGAGAATGCTTTTTTTTCCCCATTTGCATTGGCTCAGAACTACTTGGGGCGCCAGAAAGATCGAGAGGCTTCTTCGGTGGTGTCGTGAGAGACTCCGATACCGACTGTCCAGTTTGCGGATTGACTATTTGGCCGGGTTTTCGAGAATCCGACATAGAGCCCTCAGGAATTTTCACTATGAGTCATTATCGGCAGACGAGGGCGGATTCTGTAGCTGAATTAGAACTTTATGACAAAATCAAAGTAGCCGCGGATGGGTATGTTGTTGATCCGAGCGGCGGCAGGAGGATCGTCAATGGTTTCAATTTGGTGTCCGTAGCGATCGCGAACATATTGATAGATTTCAGACGCCAAAACAGGGCCGCTAAGACCACTATTCAAACCCTTCCCCGTGATCAATCGCACTCGGTACTTCACATGCTTGGCCCTAATTTGACTCAGCTTTTCGTCTATATATGCCTGAGCCTCAAAAACAGTCATACCGTGAAGGTCAAGACTGACTTCCGCCTTGCGTTTGCTGCGATTTTGCTTTTTTGGCTTTTCAAGCTCGTTATCTTTGATAGGCATCGGATCATTTTCTAAATACGACAAGAATATCTCGGCGGCATCCTCTTCAATATCGAAAAGGCCGCTATGTTTAATTGGCTTCCGATTTGTTTTTCGCTGTTTACCCAAAACCGTATTGACTTTCCAAGGCCTGTAATAAAAACTAGGTATCTCGAACAAATTGTTGTAAACACTCCTGCTGGCACAATGCCAAACCTTCATGCAGTAGTATCTTAATACAGACAAGATTTCCACAGTTTATCCACAAGTGCCTCTTTACCCTAAGTTATGGAGATTAATCGATAATGACAGTATCTGACGAGAATTTGCTGGCCCATGTTGAAAAACTATTAACAGCGAGCAAATCCAAATCATTTCTGGGTCGAGAGTTCCTCACTTGGCTCTGGTATCTGGTGGAAAAAAACGACTCCCCGATGCATGTTCAAAGCCCACGCACAGGCCACAATTACCTAGTTGACATATGGATCGACGATCGCTTGGTCCTGGAGTCCCAAGCAGCAAAAGCCCATGTGCAAACCTTAAAAGGCGGCGACCCGAGTCGTAGCGTTGAAGCTGCTACTGCACTTTTAACGGGGAAATCAGTCAAGGAGATGCGCGTTGGCTTCAACCTTGACTCCATGGGTGATTTCACTTTCAATCTAAACGGCAGCGATTTAGCCCCTCGAACTATCGCACTTCCTGAGCCTCCAGCAGAACTGAGCCAAGAGGAGGGCTTTTCGCAACTGAGCTTCCGACTTAAGGCTAGCCAAGTTTTAGTCGATGTGATCGATGGGCTATTTGCGCTTTTCTTAGACGAAAGAACAGACGAGACTTGGAACGACAAGGGGCTTGGTGAAATCAAGGCCTGGATGAAACAGAGGACGCCAGATTTGAGCAGTAGCTCACTTCACTAAACTGACCTAAGGAGGGACTCATGAGAGAGCAATTCAATGACTTCTCTCATCGAGCGATGGCAGTCGGCCACTCCTTCTACAAAGATATGATTCGGCATGATATTCTCAGACACGCCTACGCAATGTCTTATGTCAGCCTGCTATCGTTGATTCCATCTCTTGCCGCTATATTTGCTGTATTGAGCTTATTCAATCCTCTGCTAAGCCAAGATTCTAATTTCATTCACTATCTTAAAGATTTTGTCTTGGAGCATTTAGCTACGGCGAGTGGCCAGCAAGCTATCGATCACATAGAGGGCTTTATTGCCAACCTGGATCTCAAAAAAATTGGCATATCTGGTCTAGCTGGAACGATGGTCACCTTGATCCTGTTACTCAAACATATCGAAGTCGCACTCAATACTATTTTTCAAGTGCATAAGCCACGGAACCTGATCACCCGTTTCGTAAACTTTTGGACTTTCCTGACCCTAGGTTCATTCAGCCTAGCAATATTTGTTGGCACTCTCTCTAGCTATGCCAGCGATGGAGCCTTAAGCGAGGCTCGTTCTTACTTTAGTATTTTTGCCAACAAGTTCATAATGGTGATCTTATTTAGCCTCATCTACAAGCTGGTCCCCAATTGCTATGTAAGCACGTTGTGGGCCTTCTTAGGAGGTCTCCTCGCAACTGCAGCCCTAAATTTGGCAAGTTCTATTATCCAAAGCTACATTGTGCTATTCACCAACTACGAAGCCATTTACGGGGCGGCACTAGCAGCATTGCCTATCTTTCTACTTTGGCTCTACATCATATGGATCATTATATTGCTCGGAGCATTATTCACCTGGCGCATGCAGAATCGCCGACAATTGGCGCAGGAGCAAGACCAATCGACAATGGTACCAGAATCACCATATTCCGAAGCAAAAGCGAAAACCAAACTTCCCGAGCAAATCTTGGATTCTTGCTACAAAAAGTTTGACGAAGGAAAAGGAGAAGGACTCACAAAGAGCGAACTTGCCTCTGAACTTTGTGTGCCTTTGTATTGGATTGAAGAGTTTGTCGATCTTCTAGCAGACCGCAGCCTCATTATTGTCGACCGATCCACCGGACAAGAACCGAGTATTCACCCCAAGCGCCCAAAAGACAGCTTGGACGAAGTCGCTCTGGATGAACTCCTCAGTGATAGACCTCAGTAAGTTTCAAGTCGACATTGTAGGCCGTGCTGAAGGCACCATCTCGATGGCTTTCTTCTTTTTTGATACCGCAAAGCCATCGAACTTATCACCATGGGGAATCGTTGCTCGAAAGCGTGCTCCCTCGCCTAAGGTAGATTCCACAGTAAGATTCCCGCCATGAAGTGACACAAGCGCTTTTGCGAGGCTTAGACCGATACCCACGCCTCCAGAACCGCGATTTCTGGCTGTATCCGCTCTAAAAAACGTATCGAAAATATACGGTAGAGACTCAGGCGGTATTCCCTCGCCATGATCGATGACATCGAACCGAGTGTCCCCATAGGTGGAACTTACTTTAATTTCCACCACGCCTCCTTGTGGAGAATGCTTACAAGCGTTCAATAGCAAGTTCTTCAATGCGAGAGAAAAGTAACCGGGCGACATTTCCAGTGTCTCTTTGCCCTCATTAACGATCTTCAGGTCGATTTCTTTCCGATCAAGCTCAGGCTTGATCGACTCAACCAGGCTCGTCAAGAAGCCTTCCACATGAACCGTTTCCGATTGCAAGGTTATTGATTTGCCCTGGGCTCTAGCCAAGAGCAAAAGATCTTCTACGATGGCCGACATATTCTCGGCTTCTTTCACCACTGTCCGCAGCGACTCCTGGTACTCCCCAGGACTTCTCTCGCGACGTAAGGCTAACTCGGCTTCACCTCTCATCACCGCTATAGGAGTACGAAGCTCGTGGGACACATCCCCAGAAAACCGTCTTAGCCTCATGAAAGCATCCTCAAGACGATCGATCATCTCGTTAAATGTTTTCATAAGCTCACGCATCTCATCTTGGGCTGGAGGTAACTTCAGACGCTTATCAAAATCGTTATTGATTCCAAGGCTTGCTACAGCAGTCGTTACCTGAGTGACTGGACGAAGAGACCAACGAGTCAATTGATAGCCAAACATCACGGAAATAATCAGACCAATGCTGAGAGTAATCCACAGCATTCGTTTGACACTTTTAAGAGTTTGGTTGGTTTCAGTCATGGACGAAGCCACCTGGATCAGGTGGCCAGTAAATCGATCACGCTTCATAACTGGAAGAGAAAGCTGCCTCAACACCAAGCCGGAAGGTAATATAAAGGTTTCGTAGGACTCCTGACCTTGGTCTGCTCGTGAAAGTGCATGACGAGAAACCGGCAAACGGACCCTAATGTTCCTAGTCTTAGCATGAACGGCTCCAGAGGTGTCTATGAGCTGAGCGTAGGCTTTGATCTGCCCCTTCTGATTCCCAAAAAAGTCATCGAATAGACTCTCCCAGTAGCGCGAGCCTTTGAAGGGTGATCGCTTTGCAGTTATATTCTCATCCCGGATATTCTTTGCCGAAGTCATCAACGTGGCATCGAGAGATTGCATGATGTTATCTTCAACCACCCGATACACACCGATACCAATCCCAATAAAAATCAGGGCCATCCAAATTGCGTGTCCGAAGGATAGCCTAGCTCGAATTGGGATGTGGTCCAATAGCATCAACTTTTGCTGACCTCAATACCTTGATCGGCGTCGACATCAAACATATAGCCATGGCCGCGCATGGTCTTGATAAAGTTTGACCCCCAAGCCTTGTCAACCTTGTTACGCAGGTACCCAACGTAAACATCAACGACGTTAGAGGTCGGCTCAAAGTTCATATCCCAAACATGCTCCGATAGCTGGGTTCGGCTCAGTACAACCCCTGCATTACGACCAAAATATTCCATCAGAGCGTACTCTTTGGCAGTTAGCTCAATGGCCTTTCCATCACGAGTTACCTGCTTCTTCGCCGGATCGATGCGAATGGGCCCGATCTCAAGAATTGAAGATGTCACACCGCTGTTGCGACGAAGCAACGCCCTAATCCGAGCTAGTAATTCATCCAGAGAGAAAGGTTTGGTAATGTAGTCATCACCACCAATATCCAAGCCTTTGACCACATCGTCTTTCGAGTCTTTGGCTGTCAGGAATAAAACAGGGGTTTGAATACCACCATCCCGCAAGTTTTTAAGAACGGTAACACCATCTTTTATCGGTAGCATCACATCTAAGACAATAACATCATAGGGATTCTCAAACGCTAGCCACTCAGCCTCTTGGCCATCTTGTGCAAGATCTACGGCATAGGATTCTTCTCTTAACGCCCTAACCAAAAGGCTCGAAAGTGCCGGATCGTCTTCTACTACTAATAATCTCACGATTTTATCTCCTTTGCCTGATTCGACAAAAACCAAGCTAATATAGCATAGATTAGATAATTTTAAGACCCAAAAATTATTTTAATTTGGCCATTAAAATTGGAATATTACCCTGGTAATGCTAGAGCTAGCCCAAGTACGGGGACTAAAAAAACAGGAGAGACGCCTATGGATTCACGGTCATATTCAGGCCCGAGCTGGGATAACTCACAAGAATATCATGATTTTAATGACCCTCAGATCAAGTTCGACAGCGATAAAAGCATCGAGCTGATCGAAGAGATCGAACGCTCGTCACCAAGCCTCCAAGAAGCTGTTTCAAACATGAAAGGCAATCATATCGTCGCCAGTTCCGAGCA
This region of Pseudobacteriovorax antillogorgiicola genomic DNA includes:
- a CDS encoding YihY/virulence factor BrkB family protein, with translation MREQFNDFSHRAMAVGHSFYKDMIRHDILRHAYAMSYVSLLSLIPSLAAIFAVLSLFNPLLSQDSNFIHYLKDFVLEHLATASGQQAIDHIEGFIANLDLKKIGISGLAGTMVTLILLLKHIEVALNTIFQVHKPRNLITRFVNFWTFLTLGSFSLAIFVGTLSSYASDGALSEARSYFSIFANKFIMVILFSLIYKLVPNCYVSTLWAFLGGLLATAALNLASSIIQSYIVLFTNYEAIYGAALAALPIFLLWLYIIWIIILLGALFTWRMQNRRQLAQEQDQSTMVPESPYSEAKAKTKLPEQILDSCYKKFDEGKGEGLTKSELASELCVPLYWIEEFVDLLADRSLIIVDRSTGQEPSIHPKRPKDSLDEVALDELLSDRPQ
- a CDS encoding RsmE family RNA methyltransferase, which encodes MAHLFRFIGNKVDGRWHLDPDECHHFLKVLRLQDQETIEVCNGEGLWAIGVATIESKTRVGFEPREEFYEERAKKKYSIAMGAIKPGDFDDVLPSLIELGVDGIHLFRQSGGDKARVTEKTLGRWEKIAKTAIKQCKRSYLPQVIYHDSIDQLVKGFPAFDKCMVLEASAPPLVEGLDDNWNRCLAVLGSERGLNQAERELLKSHQCIEVSIAPYVLRARTAAISFASIIAHSQHGI
- a CDS encoding Smr/MutS family protein — its product is MKVWHCASRSVYNNLFEIPSFYYRPWKVNTVLGKQRKTNRKPIKHSGLFDIEEDAAEIFLSYLENDPMPIKDNELEKPKKQNRSKRKAEVSLDLHGMTVFEAQAYIDEKLSQIRAKHVKYRVRLITGKGLNSGLSGPVLASEIYQYVRDRYGHQIETIDDPPAAARINNIPIRGYFDFVIKF
- a CDS encoding L-serine ammonia-lyase: MAISIFDLFKIGIGPSSSHTVGPMRAGNRFLMGLKDRQVFKQVQAVSVELYGSLALTGVGHGTDKAVMLGLLGEAPDQVDPDTIDPKLKQITKTKTILLGGEHQIHFDPRKHIVFFKRKSLPLHPNGMRFIAYDKNFEVLHNRVYYSIGGGFVVNEETAEKDALKKDQSPQPHPFKSGRELLALCEEKGLPIWQLMQENELVWRSEEEIHQGLDHIWSVMNACIDRGCRTDGVLPGGLKVARRAHRLFGEMMARPQSSLRDPLSVLDWVNLYALAVNEENASGSRVVTAPTNGAAGVIPAVIRYYEDFVPNSNKEGVRIFLLTAAAIGILFAENASISGAEVGCQGEVGVACSMAAAGLAAVMGGTPKQIEQAAEIGMEHNLGLTCDPIGGLVQIPCIERNAMAAIKAINASRMALRGDGTHFVSLDSVIATMKATGADMKTKYKETSRGGLAVNVIEC
- a CDS encoding ATP-binding protein; translated protein: MALIFIGIGIGVYRVVEDNIMQSLDATLMTSAKNIRDENITAKRSPFKGSRYWESLFDDFFGNQKGQIKAYAQLIDTSGAVHAKTRNIRVRLPVSRHALSRADQGQESYETFILPSGLVLRQLSLPVMKRDRFTGHLIQVASSMTETNQTLKSVKRMLWITLSIGLIISVMFGYQLTRWSLRPVTQVTTAVASLGINNDFDKRLKLPPAQDEMRELMKTFNEMIDRLEDAFMRLRRFSGDVSHELRTPIAVMRGEAELALRRERSPGEYQESLRTVVKEAENMSAIVEDLLLLARAQGKSITLQSETVHVEGFLTSLVESIKPELDRKEIDLKIVNEGKETLEMSPGYFSLALKNLLLNACKHSPQGGVVEIKVSSTYGDTRFDVIDHGEGIPPESLPYIFDTFFRADTARNRGSGGVGIGLSLAKALVSLHGGNLTVESTLGEGARFRATIPHGDKFDGFAVSKKKKAIEMVPSARPTMST
- the prmA gene encoding 50S ribosomal protein L11 methyltransferase, whose amino-acid sequence is MHPNSTYELRISFQDQGDKKALHVKEDVKQFLISIGEATFVEGVVDGLDLDFDYDHDDRDYYEELGGAIAPLSIYKYDKSHLQQIEVLLSKKFGEELSINLVELDTQEWMEGWKDSFKPFTTERFFVYPPWESVPANEDRMPLMIEPGMAFGTGQHATTQLCLQEIERHGTQNPMSQALDVGTGTGILAIALLKLGCKQVLATDIDPDAVIATRDNARENAVSFEVRQESVPSEGAYDLVIANILFTVIRRILDDLIARVQPGGHLLLSGILAEEEHEIDPLVGNRLSVVRKQELNGWVSLLYRKDHGAPV
- a CDS encoding response regulator transcription factor, translating into MRLLVVEDDPALSSLLVRALREESYAVDLAQDGQEAEWLAFENPYDVIVLDVMLPIKDGVTVLKNLRDGGIQTPVLFLTAKDSKDDVVKGLDIGGDDYITKPFSLDELLARIRALLRRNSGVTSSILEIGPIRIDPAKKQVTRDGKAIELTAKEYALMEYFGRNAGVVLSRTQLSEHVWDMNFEPTSNVVDVYVGYLRNKVDKAWGSNFIKTMRGHGYMFDVDADQGIEVSKS